CAGTTGCATCCGAGACCTGGTTAATCAGCTGAACAGTAGTAGCAACACTTTCATTTTGCTTAACGGCATTTTCCTGAATGGCAGCTGTTACCTGGCTCAGCTTATTGGTCATATCAGTAGTCTTCTGCATGTCTTTTGCCTGCTCCTGGGTGTCCACAGATATCTGTTCAATAGCCAGGGTTACCTGTTCAATTGTTTCCAGGTTTTTAGCTGCATTTGTATTTAGGGTATCACTGATATCAACCATCTGATCAGTGGCGACAAATACATCATACATATATTTCTTGAGGTTTTGGTACATTTCTTTAAACGAAACGCCGAGGTTTTCCAGTTCATCTCCGGTTTTAATAATGGTGATATCTTTTACCGGTCTGGAGAGATCTCCTTTGGAAATCCGGCGTATCATTTCTTCCAGCACTTTAACCGGTCTGTTAACATTTCGAATTATGTAGACGGTAAATGCCAGGGAAATAATGAGGGCAGCAACTATCAGAATGCCGGTTTCCAGGGCAAAATTCTGCAGCCGGTCATCAATTATCCGGCCAATTTCGGGATTTTCCGCAGTTATTTTTGTGAGGGAGGCTTCCAGCCCGGAGATGTTAATATAGGCTGCTATCGCTGTAATAACCAGCAGCCAGAACATAACTGCAAAGGCGGCACAAATCTTATAAGCCAGCTTAATTTTCATAAATAACACCTTTCTGTTTTCGATTTTTTTATATCAACAGGCTTTCTGTATGAATTTGTAACACTATACTCCATAAAAATATTCCATAAAAAATATCTTTTTCCTGCATTTTTCGACGGAAAATTGTATTGAGTAGTATTTCACATACTTATTTATGCAATCATACTTGCGATAGCAGGTGTGATGTAGTATATTATAAATTAGAAAGATCATTCGGTATTATAAAGAGAGGTGACTATATTGCTGAGGCCAGAGATTGTATCAGGTGAATCAAGGGCAAGTCATAATAATGGGAAAGTTTCTGAAACCGAAGTAAAAAGCAAAATATTCATGGTGGCTCAGCAGCTTTTCGTAGAAAAGGGATATCACCGAACGAGCATTCCGGATATTGTCAAAGAAGCAGGTGTGAGCACAGGAGCCATTTACCACCACTATTCCAGCAAAGAGGATTTGGCCAGGGAAATTCACCGGGTTACGGTCGGGCAGTTTCTGAAAAAGTATGCGGAAGAAGTAGCTTCCAAGGAAGCCACTTATGAAAAAATACGCGCATATACAGCTCTGCTGTTCAGGTGGGTGGAGGAAGACCCGGTAATGGTCCGATACCTGCTTTATGGAAGACCGAAGGAAATCCTGGATAAATGCCTGAGTGTCTGTTCTGAGGAAGGTCTTAAGGCAACTATGGAAATTGTGCATAACGGAATCAGCAGGGGAGAGGTCCGGCCTATGTCCCCGACTCTTGCTGCGGCTTCTATTTCCGGAATTCTTATGAGGATGCTCGAATTACGGATTGACGGGTTGATTGAGCACTCCCTTGTAGAGTACATCGAAGCTGCTGCAAACAATATCTGGCTGTCAGTCAAAGCCTAGGGAGGTGGTCGGATGAATTTTTACGCAGTGTTTATTGTCAGCCGGGAAGCGCTGCTGCGTCATTCCCTGGCGTGCCTGCTGAGTTCATTTCCGGGTTGCCGGGAAGTTGCGGAATACAAGGCTGCACAGGAAGTATTTAAAAGGGGAAAACCCATTACTGACTCAATCCTGATTCTTGATGCGGGCCTTCCTGAACACGATATTTCTGCTGTGATAGATTTTGCCCGGCAAGGCCAAAACAGGATTATCCTTTTAAGCAGCGGGACTGATAAAAAACGGCTTATCGGGTTGCTGCCTTTAAAGGCGGACGGATATATAACCACCAGGATTACTTCCGGGGAATTTTTTGCCTTGCTGGATAAGGTAAAGACGGCGGGCGAGACGGTAATTGATGAGAGTCTTGTTTCGGAAATGGCGAAGCATTTGTCAGCAGCGCCCGCCGGGTTTGCGGGGGCTGGGGCCGGGCTGGATATCCTCACCCCAAGAGAGGTTGAAGTTTTGCGGCTGCTGGCGGTCGGGTGTACCAACAGGCAAATCGCCAAAAAGCTTGTGATCAGCGTTTATACTGTCAAGAACCATGTTCATAGTATTCTTGACAAACTGGACCTTGACAACCGGACCCGCCTGACATCTTATGCACTTGCCAGGGGCTTGGTAGGGTAAATGCGGGGCTGGGATGAATGCCGTGAAGGAACATTTTGATAGTTCTTTTGGTTCATCATAAAACAGACATTAAGATTTATTAACGGCGAGCATATAACAATGTATAATAAAACCGAGCGAATAATCGTTCGGTTTTATGTTATTAATTTCACAAATCGTAAAACAAAATCAGGGAGGGTT
The Phosphitispora fastidiosa genome window above contains:
- a CDS encoding TetR/AcrR family transcriptional regulator; this translates as MTILLRPEIVSGESRASHNNGKVSETEVKSKIFMVAQQLFVEKGYHRTSIPDIVKEAGVSTGAIYHHYSSKEDLAREIHRVTVGQFLKKYAEEVASKEATYEKIRAYTALLFRWVEEDPVMVRYLLYGRPKEILDKCLSVCSEEGLKATMEIVHNGISRGEVRPMSPTLAAASISGILMRMLELRIDGLIEHSLVEYIEAAANNIWLSVKA
- a CDS encoding response regulator transcription factor, with the translated sequence MNFYAVFIVSREALLRHSLACLLSSFPGCREVAEYKAAQEVFKRGKPITDSILILDAGLPEHDISAVIDFARQGQNRIILLSSGTDKKRLIGLLPLKADGYITTRITSGEFFALLDKVKTAGETVIDESLVSEMAKHLSAAPAGFAGAGAGLDILTPREVEVLRLLAVGCTNRQIAKKLVISVYTVKNHVHSILDKLDLDNRTRLTSYALARGLVG